The Deltaproteobacteria bacterium region CGTACGAAAGAACTGGATCCCGGTTTTATCGAGCGGATCATGTTGGCGGTAACAGAAGTCACCGGCTGTGAGATTTGTTCCTATGCGCATACAAATATGGTTTTGGAAGCCGGCATGAGTAATGAAGAGATTCAAGAAATGCTTGCAGGCGTTATGTCGGATCATCCGGAAAGTGAAGCTCTTGC contains the following coding sequences:
- a CDS encoding carboxymuconolactone decarboxylase family protein, with translation MMHNGRELYSLKEIYRIVYDGSRTAPYIGKAKRTKELDPGFIERIMLAVTEVTGCEICSYAHTNMVLEAGMSNEEIQEMLAGVMSDHPESEALA